One part of the Microlunatus elymi genome encodes these proteins:
- a CDS encoding amidohydrolase family protein, translating to MPDLVLHNAVLPGLPGPRTVSIEDGRIQRITAEHAGGDRPREADRTSGPLRTIDVGGRAVLPSFVEPHLHLDKALLDARLPNLEGTLAGAIKVTGALKAEFTVDDCIDRARTVLDLAIANGTGTIRSHPDVDPIAHLVGVDAMLALREEYRDRIDLQIVAFPQEGIIKAPESLALMEEALRKGADVVGGCTYNEPSLEECHEHIDEVFDLAEKYDVPVDMHCDFAVDDSDPRYALVEHIADVAIARGMQGRVTLGHMTSLASLSGQHRIQVWDKIRQAGINIVVLPFTDMHLNGRDDDHNVRRGVAPVTLMWDVGVSVGLSSNNVRNAFTPFGNADILDVALFLAQVGHMGSPSHFQRLLDTVTHRNAEIIGIDEGYGVQVGDRADLVVLDNPDPVDALLSRSVRSFVIKGGRVVAETTKSTTLHQDHP from the coding sequence GTGCCAGACCTGGTGCTCCACAACGCCGTACTGCCGGGGCTGCCCGGCCCTCGTACGGTGTCCATCGAAGACGGCCGGATCCAGCGGATCACGGCCGAACATGCAGGCGGGGATCGGCCCCGCGAGGCGGACCGGACCAGTGGTCCGCTGCGGACGATCGACGTCGGCGGGCGGGCCGTGCTGCCGTCCTTTGTCGAGCCGCATCTCCATCTGGACAAGGCATTGCTGGATGCCCGGCTGCCCAATCTCGAAGGCACGCTGGCCGGTGCGATCAAGGTCACCGGTGCGTTGAAGGCGGAGTTCACCGTCGACGACTGCATCGACCGGGCTCGTACGGTGCTCGATCTCGCCATCGCCAACGGCACCGGCACGATCCGGTCCCATCCCGATGTCGACCCGATCGCCCATCTGGTCGGTGTCGACGCGATGCTCGCCCTGCGGGAGGAGTACCGCGATCGGATCGACCTGCAGATCGTCGCCTTCCCGCAGGAAGGGATCATCAAGGCGCCCGAATCGCTCGCCCTGATGGAAGAGGCTTTGCGTAAGGGTGCCGACGTGGTCGGCGGCTGTACGTACAACGAGCCGTCGTTGGAAGAGTGCCACGAGCACATCGACGAGGTCTTCGACCTGGCCGAGAAGTACGACGTGCCGGTGGACATGCACTGCGATTTCGCCGTCGACGACAGCGATCCGCGGTATGCGCTGGTCGAGCACATCGCCGATGTCGCCATCGCTCGGGGCATGCAGGGACGGGTCACCCTCGGTCACATGACCTCGCTCGCCTCTCTGTCCGGCCAGCATCGGATCCAGGTCTGGGACAAGATCCGTCAGGCCGGCATCAACATCGTCGTCCTTCCGTTCACCGACATGCATCTGAATGGCCGTGACGATGATCACAACGTCCGGCGGGGGGTCGCACCGGTCACGTTGATGTGGGACGTCGGCGTCAGCGTCGGCCTGTCCAGCAACAATGTTCGCAACGCGTTCACCCCGTTCGGCAACGCCGACATCCTCGACGTGGCGCTGTTCCTGGCCCAGGTCGGGCACATGGGATCGCCGTCGCACTTCCAGCGCCTGCTCGACACCGTCACCCATCGCAACGCCGAGATCATCGGCATCGACGAGGGCTACGGGGTGCAGGTCGGCGACCGTGCCGACCTGGTCGTGCTGGACAATCCGGATCCCGTCGAT